In Clostridium ljungdahlii DSM 13528, the genomic window ATTACATCTCTTATACCATTTCGTCTTTTGTACTCCAGCTCATTTCCACAATCATTTAGTTCACTTTCCGTTAGACTCTTCACCTTATTTTCATATTCTTTTTGTATAGATATTATTAGCCTGTTTCTTTCATCCCTTACCTTTGAGTATATGACTCTTTTTATCCTGGCACTTCTCTTAAATAGAGGCATATCTTTAAAATAATAATTAAGCATCTTATCTATGTCTTCTCCAGACATTATAAGTTTATCGTAAAAAAACACATCCTCTATCTTAAAACAATCTTTTTCCAAACTGCCAATAAAATTATCTATATCCTGCACATATTGTAAAGAACCCTTATACTTAATTTCTTCAGAAAAATCTTTTTGGTGACTTAATACTTTTTCCATATAATCCTTAAAATCCATTATATAAGGCACATTTAGAATATCCTCTGCAAATTCTCTAAAAGTAGTTTGAGTAACCTTTTCCTCTCCTAAACTTGGAAGTACAAGTGATATATAATCTATAAATATGCTATTAGGACCTAATATCAGTACCTTTCCTTGAAGAACCTTTCTATAATTGTATAATAAGTAAGCTACTCTATGCAGTGCTATAGTAGTTTTTCCACTTCCTGCTACTCCATTTACCACAATAGCCCCTGTTCTAGGCTGTCTTATTAAATTATCCTGTTCTTTTTGTATAGTCATTACAATATCTTTTAACTTTTCACCAGCATTTTTGCTAAGTACCATTTGCAAGATTTCATCTTTTACATCTATACTGGAATCAAACATACCTACTAGATTAGATTTTTTTATAATAAATTGTCTCTTAGAAAGCACTTCTGTTTCTACTTCTCCCATAGGAGATGTATATTTTACAGTTCCCAGCTTACCTGCATAAAACAAAGAAGATACAGGTGATCTCCAGTCAATTACAATAGGTTCGTAACTTTTCCTTCCTGTCACACCAAACCTACCTATGTATATTTCTTCCTCTCCATATTCATCCTGAAATTTTACCTTACCAAAATAAGGTGAATTGCTCAGTATGGTAAGTTCTTTTATGCTTTTATTTACTAGCCTATACTGTTCTTCCTTTTCGTACATTTCATGGTTAAAATATTCTATAACTTTGTCTTCATCATCTTCGTACTGTTCCAAATTTTTTTCTCTTAGCTTTAAAATATAGTCTATTACTTTTTTTCTACTCTCAATGTATTCTAAAATTTGTACCTCAATTTCTTTTAAGACTTCTTTTAATTTTTCCCTTTCAAGATCCAGCTCGACTTCCTTCTCCAATTCCTTTTTTAAATCGTCTCTATACATATTACTATCTCCATTTCATAAGTTACCCATTAGGCATTTTCAAAGAAATAACCATTGAGTATTCTATCCTATTTTCTTCCAAATGCCTTAGAGTAGTCCATAATCAGAGTTTTGTATCCTGAGTTTCCTGTTTTTTGTCATTATATTCTTTTATTATGTCCATAAATTCCTCTCCCATTAAAGTTTCTTTTTCAATTAGGCTTTCAGATATCTTTATGAGTAAATCCTTATTTTCTTTAATAATACTTCTTGCCTTTTCGTGACATTCTTTTATTATGTTCAAGGTTTCATCATCTATAATAGCAGCTGTTTCCGCACTACAATTTTGCACCGGTCTTCCATCCAAATATCTATCTTTTATTGATTCTAGTCCCATCATATCAAATCTATCTGTCATTCCATACATAGTCACCATGCTCCTAGCTGTTTCCGTAGCTCTTTCAATATCATTAGATGCACCTGTAGATATGCTATTAAGCTCTACTTCTTCTGCAGATCTTCCCCCTAGCATGACACATATCTTATCTATCATTTCTTCCTTGCTAACAAGATATTTTTCTTCTGTAGG contains:
- a CDS encoding HelD family protein, translating into MYRDDLKKELEKEVELDLEREKLKEVLKEIEVQILEYIESRKKVIDYILKLREKNLEQYEDDEDKVIEYFNHEMYEKEEQYRLVNKSIKELTILSNSPYFGKVKFQDEYGEEEIYIGRFGVTGRKSYEPIVIDWRSPVSSLFYAGKLGTVKYTSPMGEVETEVLSKRQFIIKKSNLVGMFDSSIDVKDEILQMVLSKNAGEKLKDIVMTIQKEQDNLIRQPRTGAIVVNGVAGSGKTTIALHRVAYLLYNYRKVLQGKVLILGPNSIFIDYISLVLPSLGEEKVTQTTFREFAEDILNVPYIMDFKDYMEKVLSHQKDFSEEIKYKGSLQYVQDIDNFIGSLEKDCFKIEDVFFYDKLIMSGEDIDKMLNYYFKDMPLFKRSARIKRVIYSKVRDERNRLIISIQKEYENKVKSLTESELNDCGNELEYKRRNGIRDVIKEVINIKKNKLIWLKNPDVITLYNDFNGNKLLIYDDLAPILYLKIKLEGLRYRDEVRHIVIDEAQDYSPLQFRVIYELTKCKSFTIVGDTNQKIIFSKETPAVEKLENILPDLEIKRFSLNKSYRSTNEIIDYANKYLEGDKTVPLVRSGKKVVEKRVDNSKELVDKILDNVVELKERGYESIAIICRDLKDTEAIGNLIKARIHINVLDREDMIYSSGEVILPSYFAKGLEFDAVIMIDTCEKNENTLKYIMATRALHELYVYKTSSIN